In a genomic window of Blattabacterium cuenoti:
- a CDS encoding putative LPS assembly protein LptD yields the protein MSFFSVSYGNEIKENNDVTFYFQEKKNNLSFFKFKDVLKYKSDIQEHDIEKGKSYLTGKAYIEYDNTKIEADHIEFDWKNGDLYAQSKKNSVLLQKRNQQYLVNQLHLNLNNQIGDAKDFCIKEKDHIIVANKIYKKKEDFIMKEITYISDPFFLSKKDNFPDFYLKTNYLKYSYSKKYIFSGPVFFYWYKVPMPIFLPFFYMPIKSNKISFSYPKFQIYKKRIHMEDIGLFFPVSDFLNFRIYTSVHNTETWKIKTRIEYKDKLKHNYNGLIDFDYQNLSNQQKNYLFQWKHNSNYKSSSKISFNANINYDYDHVFSHNQNINYSYINIRKKLSNYLWFIDFYMTKNHIKKETRFIVPELFLHTKNILFHDEKNFFFNQIDIENKLHLKNYIDYFNCYRETYFHSSFKHNISMIGYFPLFSYLRGSSKILYEDFHIWSFPYFHISSFQNLYFSTNITSIPFYKVWKLKNNFLLKHQIQPILFFHMKYFSPFFYNVKNHYEKKINLVLNNDWITKNTWNRIDINNSFIIDHNFIKWNNFNVIGNIDLPNNLETNYKIGIKLDKEEKKMMYFDISFFSNYNINFFTIKNKFQKKGKNRYDYFFFDQKNYARYPIPLNLKIDFHSNYKNYFSKKNLFQVFLNFNGSVNITKYWKIDFNTNYNLLKNKIIFANIIFYRDLRSFEMSFNWTPISVENSSWSFFIGMKDPNLKNIIQYSVQN from the coding sequence TTGAGTTTTTTTTCTGTTTCTTATGGAAACGAAATAAAAGAAAATAATGATGTAACATTTTATTTTCAAGAAAAAAAAAATAATTTATCTTTTTTCAAGTTTAAAGATGTTTTAAAATATAAATCAGATATACAAGAACATGATATAGAAAAAGGAAAATCCTATTTAACAGGAAAGGCTTATATAGAATATGATAATACAAAAATTGAAGCGGACCATATAGAATTTGATTGGAAAAATGGAGATTTATATGCTCAATCTAAAAAAAATTCTGTTTTACTGCAAAAAAGAAATCAACAATACCTTGTCAATCAACTTCATTTAAATTTAAATAATCAAATTGGAGATGCTAAAGATTTTTGCATAAAAGAAAAAGATCATATTATAGTAGCTAATAAAATTTATAAGAAAAAAGAGGATTTTATAATGAAAGAAATTACATATATATCTGATCCTTTTTTTTTAAGTAAAAAAGATAATTTTCCTGATTTTTATTTGAAAACAAATTACCTTAAATATTCTTATTCTAAAAAATATATTTTTTCCGGTCCAGTTTTTTTCTACTGGTATAAAGTTCCAATGCCTATTTTTTTACCTTTTTTTTATATGCCTATAAAATCGAATAAAATATCTTTTTCATATCCAAAATTTCAAATTTATAAAAAAAGAATTCATATGGAGGATATAGGTTTATTTTTTCCTGTTTCTGATTTTTTAAACTTTAGAATATATACTTCTGTACATAATACTGAAACATGGAAAATTAAAACAAGAATAGAATATAAAGATAAACTCAAACATAATTATAATGGATTGATAGATTTTGATTATCAAAATTTATCAAATCAACAAAAAAATTATCTATTTCAATGGAAACACAATTCAAATTACAAATCAAGTTCTAAAATAAGTTTTAATGCAAATATTAATTATGATTATGATCATGTTTTTTCACATAATCAAAATATAAACTACTCTTATATAAACATAAGAAAAAAATTATCTAACTATTTATGGTTCATAGATTTTTACATGACTAAAAATCATATAAAAAAGGAAACAAGATTTATTGTTCCAGAATTATTCTTACATACAAAAAATATACTTTTTCACGATGAAAAAAACTTTTTTTTCAATCAGATAGATATTGAAAATAAATTGCATTTAAAAAATTATATAGATTATTTTAATTGTTATCGAGAAACGTATTTTCATAGTAGTTTTAAGCATAATATAAGCATGATTGGTTATTTTCCTTTGTTTTCATATTTGAGAGGATCATCCAAAATTCTTTATGAAGATTTTCATATATGGAGTTTTCCTTATTTTCATATTTCAAGTTTTCAAAACTTATATTTTTCTACAAATATTACATCTATTCCATTTTATAAAGTTTGGAAACTAAAAAATAATTTTTTATTAAAACATCAAATACAACCGATTTTATTTTTTCATATGAAATATTTTTCTCCTTTTTTTTATAACGTAAAAAATCATTATGAAAAAAAAATAAATTTGGTTTTAAATAACGATTGGATAACAAAAAACACATGGAATCGAATCGATATTAATAATTCATTTATTATTGATCATAATTTTATAAAATGGAATAATTTTAATGTCATAGGTAATATTGATTTACCAAATAATTTGGAAACAAATTATAAAATAGGAATAAAACTTGATAAAGAAGAAAAAAAAATGATGTATTTTGATATTTCTTTTTTTTCTAATTACAACATCAATTTTTTTACTATAAAAAACAAATTTCAGAAAAAAGGAAAAAATCGTTATGATTACTTTTTTTTCGATCAAAAAAATTATGCGAGATATCCAATTCCATTGAATTTAAAAATTGATTTTCATTCCAATTACAAAAATTACTTTAGTAAAAAAAACTTATTTCAAGTTTTTTTAAATTTTAATGGATCTGTAAATATCACAAAATATTGGAAAATCGATTTTAATACAAATTACAATTTGTTAAAAAATAAAATAATATTTGCAAATATTATTTTTTATAGGGATTTAAGAAGTTTTGAAATGAGTTTTAATTGGACCCCCATTTCCGTAGAAAATTCTTCTTGGTCTTTTTTTATAGGAATGAAAGATCCTAATCTTAAAAATATTATACAATATAGTGTACAAAATTAA
- a CDS encoding Rid family detoxifying hydrolase, giving the protein MKKFSIEKVPSYGPYNTCVLVGNLLFVSGQIAMDKNTNKLVSDNIEIETKKVMENINIILSENGIGFQDVIKTSIFVINMNFFAKINNVYSRFFCKENYPTRDFIQVSGLPKNANIEISLIAYKNQIN; this is encoded by the coding sequence ATGAAAAAATTTTCAATAGAAAAAGTTCCATCTTATGGTCCATATAATACATGTGTTCTTGTTGGAAATCTTCTGTTTGTTTCAGGTCAGATAGCTATGGATAAAAATACAAATAAATTAGTTTCTGATAATATAGAAATAGAAACAAAAAAAGTAATGGAAAACATAAATATTATTCTTTCAGAAAATGGAATAGGATTTCAAGACGTTATAAAAACTTCTATTTTCGTGATAAATATGAATTTTTTTGCTAAAATAAATAATGTGTATTCTAGATTTTTTTGTAAAGAAAATTATCCAACTAGAGACTTTATACAAGTTTCTGGTCTTCCTAAAAATGCTAATATTGAGATATCTCTAATAGCGTATAAAAATCAAATTAATTAA